TGTGTATCCCTTTGACACAGTTTGTCCAGTAAACTTTGTATGCATCAACAATATAAACACAACCCTACAAATATAAAACTGGTCAGTTCCACAAAATCTAACCCAGAGGCATACAAACTAAAGAAACTgctaaatttcattaaaaaaattaatattaaccATCTGATTCCTCATTGGATCATATCAAATAAGAAGCTTATAATTCATACAGTGGCACAAAACCGAATATGATAGCTCATGGGAAACTAGGCAGGCATAAAGCAATTTTTCTTGACAGATATAACAGAGTACAAAAACCAAAAGCATAAAGTCTTGGGAACTTGGGCTAATAGAAAGAGTTTTAACTTGATGAAGGGTTTTCCACCTGGTAAAGGCAATCAGGACTAGTACTCAATTTGTTTACACTCCAGAACATGAAATGATGAAAGAAAGCATCTTTTTCAACTTATAACATAATGAGGTACTGTTAGTTAAGTTCTTTTTGTGCTTTAGGCTTACTCTAAAGGTCAGTGGTTCAAGTCAATAAGCAAGGAGGCTTCCTTACTCAAGCTCAAAAATTTAGTTTTCTAGTTAAAGACCAAAATCTTGGGGCTAATGTGGGATCTACCAAGGGGCATAGTGCTTTAGATAAATATACCAGGCATTCCAAGGTTGGTAATTTTTAGTGGAGAAGAAACTGTGCGCTTTCCAAAAAAGGTTGGAAGAAATGCACCAGcagtaaatttatatttatttatataaatgggCTGGCTacttcaaatgaaaaaaaaaaagaagataaaacagGATTGAATTTCCACTTGTAAGGAAGGAAGGTCAGATATCTTTGACAAGGTGGTAATTTTGGTTCAGATATACAGCATGTCAGTAATAGATAATAGCTTCAAATGATAAAGAAGGATAAGTCAATTTGTAATTCCTGTGTTACAGCTTCATAAAACTGACCGtgtatttgttattttgttagaaAGATAAGtcaaatattttccaatatCTGAGATATAGCTAGAAGTCTTCTTGCAGTGCAACAATCCCAAGGCCATATGCAGGAATGGTATTAAACTGTTTCTGGACTTCACTGCTGTTAGTAACTATATAAACCAGTCATGACTAACCTAACCCTACTGCCCCAACTCTTCTGATAAACAAATTTTATGTGCTCCTCTTGTTTGTATGAAGCAAATATATTGAAATTGAACAAACAGATAATCAATGGTGAAAGCAATCCAACTAGCAGCAGAACATATAACACTTGCATTCATCTTTGTGGTTTGATCATGCTTTTCTGAGTGAAATGTAAGAACCATCTGTGAGGCATCATAGACAATAAGAGATGCCCTTTCATGAGACTTAGCCATATTCActatattctaaaatttcaacTGCAGAAATTTGCAAGGGATTCAAAGGATCAAGAAAAACGAAGAAACAATTACATTTCTTGCCTTCAAACACAAAGCAAAGATATATAACTGACAAAGTTATGCAGGTCTAAGGAGACATTACATTTAGGAAGCATAGCAAAGAACCAGCCAATGAGCCCCCAACAGCAAAAAGTGCCAGGAAGCGGAAGTCAAATATTACCTGTTCATCAGGTGAAAGAAATTGTCTTCAATCAATCAGATTATCAGATTAGAGACATAATCATCACAAGTTTACAGAAAAAGTGGGCAACAGTTCTTTACATGTACGACGGTGCATGATAGTACAAATTTTATGCATGTGAAAAAATGAATAACATTTTAACCGTCTGATGAAATAATTAGGAAAAAAACCGTATCAGGTATATAGATATGAACATAAAGCTGAGTTCAGACTAATGGTTAAGATGATGGCAACTAGAAACTGTCAAGCCAATGTTGGAATAACTTGTAATGGAGAAAACTAAATACATGGAGAGTGTTTAGTAAGCAAGTTTGGCTTGCTTGGTCACTTTGACTGTTTTGAAGTTTTTTAGATTATGTATTACTATTATTGGAGATTGTTaggtatgatatgagttatgAGAGCCTTACATAAGATAAGAACATAGATAGAATTAATGGCCAAACCCATATTTTCTCCCCTGAACTTTACATGAAAAACGCATCACCTCCTTGAACTTCAAATCTAACCTATTGAATACTTAAcctttataatttacacatattGACTACCTAACTTGGTTTAAAATAATACGTGAGTTACACGCGAGGTGAgctagaaagaagaaaaatagaagaaaggaATAATAGAAGAAGAACTAACCGAACTAATCCTTCTTTCGCCTTCGGCTGTCATCTTTGCTCCTATCTCCTGTCTCTTATCGACCTGAACGGAAGAATTGAGTCTCTCGTCGGCCGTTGCCATCTCGACCTAATCCTGACCCTTCCTCTTTGCTTCGACCAATGACCCGCAAATCACGACTGACCCACCCTTCCCAGTGACCTGCGACTGACCCACCATGCCCCTTCTTCTTTGCTCTAATTAGCAACTAGCGACCGACCCACCCTTCCCCGTCCTCTTTGCTCTGATCGATGACTTGCGAGTCACGACCGACCCACCATTCCCCGTCCTCTTTGCTCTGACCGATGACTTGTGAGTCGCGACCGACCCACCCTTCCCCTTCCTCTTTGCTCCAATCAACGACCCATGACCAAACCACCATTCCCCGTCCTCTTTGCTCCAACCGGTGACCCACAACCTATCCATTAGCGAGTTTCTAATCCGGCGGTTGCTAGGCATGGCGCTTTGATGCTTTGTTTTCATGAGCTTAATGACACGTCTATTACACGCTCAATGCTAACTGGATAATCAGATGGTCAATACGCataaattataaagattaaGTATTCAATAGGTCAAATTTGAAGTTCAGGGGGGTGATAGGCTTTTCATGTAAGGCTTAAGGGGGGAAATATGGGTTTGGCCTAGAAATAATTGGTtaactagaattcatgtagtccgTACAGAGGAATTAAGGCCTAATGTTATATCTAGGGTTGCTGGAACTAATTTCTTGGACAGAAATTCTACCACACATGCTCTCACACACTCACGGATTTGATCTAAGGAAcaaatttaatagaatcaacagaaaataaaacagaaaacagaattaaaccaaacaagaaacacaaaccacacatccacaagaacatcaagattatcctagttcatgccatgtgaatggcactacatcAAGCCTCTAAGATCCTCTCGAGAGcagtctttatttccataaatcgATCAGTATAGTAGCGgcccttctctcccttctattccCGAGTGCTCCAATTGTTttcccccaagattacaaagctaacagccctagcctttctctcataaacaatcagcactcgttacaaacagaaaaatgagaactctctctccatttgctaccccttgccctctatttataatagtgggtggatatcccaatgaatattattagatatttacagtttaacccccaaactataactaattacagtttgggttacaacttctatctaaaatcttcaaaatGAACTCTAGCAAACTGCCATCATTCACTGCTActgccatcatcttcttcttatactatatactcgagacaacctTTAACACCTAATATGTTGTTGTATCATGTATGTATTACTATTATAGTTGTTAGCTTAGGTGTGCTTTGATATAGCCTAAAAAGGGTGCTGCCAGTGCACGGCTTCCCGCTTTGGGAGGGTTGAGAGATGGTCTTTGTACTCAGTCTTccctttatctttttttttgccGAGTCTGTTTCTGCAACTCAAATACACAACCTTTCTGGTCGCAAAGCATGGACATGTGACCATGGGGATTGGATAAGATGTGGCATAGACATACCCATTAGCTATGataaaaatggggaaaaaattAAGGCAAACTCAGCTTCAATGTTCTAAAATGTGCTTCAAATGGTTGACATTCAATCAAAGGTGCATTTttccatttaaaatttaataattcattGAAGCCTAAGACATTCATATTCTGTGAAGAAATTCAATAGCAAACAGGCAGGGACATGTAAAAAGAGCTTCAAACGGTGAAAGATATCTCttcagaaaatattttcagataaattttattatcatgcAAGATTATTTCATCCTGTTGTTGTGTTTATCGTGAACTTATTTATCATATCTTTACATAGATCAATGCATGTTCTAGCGCACAATCTCGAAATTGTGATTCTGGTGTCATGCTGTCCTGATCCATTAAGGGCCCGAGTAAGGACTACTACGTACTTCtcaacttttatttttcaattttcccacagtaatataacaattaaattgtCTCAGCAATTATATCAAGCATCTAATCTGCAACTCTTAAACTGCATCGATCAATCCCAAAACATCAGAAAAAGTCAGGAGTGTACAAGCCTTAAGATAACTTGAACATTTCCCAAATCTTTGTCCACTCTTGGCACAATCAAGGCTAGTGTATATGCTGCGAATAGACATTAAGTTATTGGTTGACGCATCCTACTCTTCGTTTTTTTCATTTTCGGCCCATACTGTACAGCTCCAAACTTGAACCGGATAATCAAAACGGCTTAGAGACGTATCGTCGTATCCCACAGCTGAACAAACATGTAGAGGTGAATGCAACACCTAATGTAACATGTTATAGGGAAGCCGAACGAACTTACCTTTTCAACGGAGGACTCGGCGGACTGAGCAAACCGAACAACAGGGCTCTTCCCATTGGGGCTGGCAAGGGCATAGTTGAGGCCCTTGTCCGGCACTTTATAGGATTCGACCAGAGGCTTTGAAGaggagggcgagggcgaggtcTCAGTAGTTTCGGGTTTGGAACGTGGCGGATCAGGGGAAACAGGCGACGATGAGGAGCTCAGAGAAGCCAGTGATGGAGGAAACAAGCGCCTGTGTGTTGGTCTTGGAGGGTGAGTTCTGTATGAGGCTGAGAAGGCGAGGGGAGTGGCTGAAACTGAAGCTAACAGAGCCATTCTCTCTTGGGGGTGAATTTTCCTGTTGTGTTCAGGAAAGGGAGCTTGAGATGCATTGAGAAATTCCCAATTGAGTTTTGGCTTTTTGGGGGCAGGTAGCTGTTGAGTTGAACCAAAGATATTTTGAGTACTTCCCCCGTTTGCAGTGGGGCAAGCCTAGCGTCGGCAGTGTGCCCACATCAAACTTTGTCTGTAGTGTTTACCAACAATTCTAAAGGGTGTGTAACACGTGCTATCTCAGAGGTTATGTAAATAGATAAGAATAATACGTTGTTTTGGAAAATggtaagaaattattttacccatcccctctttctctttctatctcCCTTCGATTAAAAATATaccatacaaaataaaagagCTCAATTGCACATTATGTCAATTTTAGAGTTTTAACAGTTCATTTGTAATACTTGGTGATGGTTGTTAGTCATTATCTTACTctaaaataggaagaaaatataataattaatatggtGATATAAAGAGACATGATATGAGACGGgatacaaataaattattttatttattattattattattgtcattaCCATAATATGATTTCAACAATCATGTATAAACTACAAAAGTGCAAACTCAATTatctctttttctattttattataagtGTCACTAGTAATCCACTAATATAATAcatggtatatatataaagatagagagaaaaaatatatttaaaatttataattaattgttattttgGTAAAGCATCAAACGATATCATTTGGATTAGGGAATTAGTTGGCCACGTTTGACAACCGCAAGCTGCCATGTGGTGCTTGTAGGTTGGTCATGCAACAACCATCCTCTTTCTCTATAAGGTGCTTAGTTGCCTTTCCATTAAAATATTAATCGTGTTGCACAATCAAATCTTGGTCAATTATCCTACCTTTATGAACTTTTATCCTAGTTGTCCATGACAATTATTTATCACTTGTATCAAGATTTGAAACGGTGTGcgagaaaaatgaaagagatatgCGAGTCTCATGTTGGCCAAGGGTTTTTTGAGGGGTtcattcatttttgttttgtaaataCTCTGTATATATTTCATCTTCCTTGTTTTTTGGTTTGATAGGTATTAGTCtctaatatatatttgtgattATTGGAATATTTATGTTAGTAAACTAATGATGTATAGTGAATTGTTCTAGACGgtgtaatatatttttctcatatAATGCAATTAGCTCTTCTCACTAGAACTCAACGTGCACGTAGCCTTAATTtaaggtgaaccacggtaaatcccctgccttattcttttatttctcaGTTATGTTTATAATCTGTGTGTGCGTTTGTGTATACTTCCAATTATGAAAGATATTTCAAATTCTCCatgattgaattttatttcGAGACTTGTTATTCGTAACATTAATCACCGCTATGACgacaacaaaaaattaagaaaaaatagtaaaatttgaTGTCAAATATGTTAAAAGGGCATAATAGAAAATTGAGAAGCAAAAACACCAAGtgaacattttttaaaattgttaacaATTGTTTTTTGACGACATGAACAAATTTTGGCATATAAATTAAGAGTCAATTGAGATCAAGAATAATCTAAATAatgatagaaaaattaagagtcaATTGATATCAACATTATTCTAAATAAGTCAATggtatttttattgttttgattaaaTTCAAAGAGATGTGGAGAATGATTTACCTCacaaattaattgttaaattgaattttaattagcttttaatattacaaatattaataattaattgtaattttatctcTTAATTGGGCAAGATGAGGAAGTAGAAAAAAAGAATGAgaacaataatatttttggtacttcaaaaaatataacatcaaACTTCTTATCAAAAAGAGGTATGAGGATAATGAAGTTATAGGAGGCTATTATCATTTTTGATAAGGGTGGATGTGTTTTTTCCAGCACTATATATAATTAACCCTAACTTTGAGGGGGCAATAGTGGATTCATAACAATTGAGGGTCTATATGCATTTAATCCAAAATGATAGTCTGTTTAATGAAACGTATTAAAAACAATCcgagataataaaaaaaacaagtattatttatctcaatatattttaaatgtgatAGAAAATTTAGTTAAACATTCGCTATACGAAAATTATTTGGGGTATAATTAATTCATGTTTAATACATTTcaactaaataaattcaataataaaaatctaacatattatatataaataatgtgtcaaatatatatttttatttgggcataaaatatatgtatatgttgtgAAATAGAGATAAATATAATCATATCTCATAAAGTATATATCTTATTGATAACCAAAACCCTATATTTATAAGTAGAAATTAAAGATGCAAGGGTACAATAGTCATTcactaataattattaatttacaacACTTTCTCTTGAATGACTATTCTATACAGCAACTGTCTCATTCAAAATCTTGTTTGGGAAAAacgcgaaaaaaaaaaaacaaaaaattaccaaactaagaaaatgaatacatataagttgtAAAATAACCTGAAGTGTCGATGTGTTGCTTCATTAAAATCTTACTAGGAAAACCCAGTGGGACAAAAcctgaaataatgaaaaatagtaCAACTGCTCCCCTCAATGTCGATCAATGAAGATCTTTAAGTCGACGCATTCCAATTCCATGTACCAATTTATTGAATGTAGATGTTGGCAATGTCTTTGTGAATAAATCAGCCACATTGTCACTTGAGCAAATCTATTGAACATAGATGTCGCCATTATTTTTAAGCTCGTGTATATAAAATAACTTTTGAGAAATATGCTTTGTCATGTCCCATTTAATATAGCCTCATTTGAACTTTGCAATACAAGTTGCGTTATCTTCATACAATATTGTTGATTGTTTTTTGTTGAAGTTAATTTGCAGGACACTTGGATATGATGGATCGTGTTCCTCGTCCATACACATTATTGATTTGCTTAATAGATTGCAATAATTTCATAATGATTTGAAGATGTTGCAATCGATGCTTGCTTCATGGATCTTTAAGATATGGTTGTTCCTccatacataaacatatatattgtttgtgatttagttttttgtggataaaaaatataaccaaCATATTTGCATATCCCACTAAATAATATCTAAATTtttctaaacaaaataatctcATATCATTGGTacatttcaaatatcaaataatgTGCTTAATACcattcaaatgttatttaatgGGTGCAGAGCTACATTTTGtaatgagatttttaaaaaaaaactatatatggTTGAGTACAATTTGTTAGATAAGTCAATACTCAAATTGCACTAAAATATGGTACTTCGTAACCAATAAGATATTCCCTGTCTTTAAGTGGGTGAAATGGATATTTGTTCACATCGAATGATCGAATGACCACATGTGATGCCAATGGATGTGTTTTATTCATATAAAAgccttttaaatatttttctgttTATGAGGATTGATGAACAAATAATATTTAAGGGAAATGTtcaatttacaaataaatacataatttgattttcttcgaatctttcatctcaaattcatttttcaaataatttacaGTTTTGTTGAGCTCTTAATGagtttcaattatatttaaattataaatataaactgCTACAATTGCAAATCCAATAGTTGTTTTCTTTATGAAAACAAAATGGTAGACATCGTCATTTTTGTAACATGTTTTCAACAGATATTCGCTAAGTGATTATACCACATAGGTCTGGATTGTTTCAATCTCTATAGTGACATTTGCAATTtaattgaaaacatattttttgggaTATGTGCTATTTCAATAgcatcataaaatataatttgaaaataatgacaTATTTGTACTACTACTTCAGGAGCAATAGTTTAATATTCttcaataatattgaaattataatgtcatataatattaaattcgATAAAAGTTTGTTCTTCagaaatatgtaatatttttcttgaatattaCAATAAGTTGTGCTACTTTGTGAGCAACAACATAttcaatataataaattatgttatttaggAACAATcaacactaaaaaaaaaaaattgaaacaacacCAAGATAGTTTTCTAGAATATTTGAAACAAGATGAAATTGTAATTTCTCATGAATCACAATAGTATAAGAATTTTATGGATTATTAATAATATcgtgaaattatatttttttaagaaacacaaTTAAAGACGAATGGCTAATTGATTGCTTAATAATAATGTCATATCAAATATATCACACATATATTAAcatcataaattaaacaatattcttaaaaaatatacgagaagaaaaaaatattcatacgAAATACGAGTATGCGCACGTATCaaacttaaataatttaatctaattaattttcgAATTCGAAACATCCATCCGTGCACTATTACTCCAAAtttcacatttttcaaaatacataaaGGATGGTGTATTTGCTgcttatttg
This window of the Diospyros lotus cultivar Yz01 chromosome 5, ASM1463336v1, whole genome shotgun sequence genome carries:
- the LOC127802790 gene encoding uncharacterized protein LOC127802790, which codes for MALLASVSATPLAFSASYRTHPPRPTHRRLFPPSLASLSSSSSPVSPDPPRSKPETTETSPSPSSSKPLVESYKVPDKGLNYALASPNGKSPVVRFAQSAESSVEKVIFDFRFLALFAVGGSLAGSLLCFLNGCVYIVDAYKVYWTNCVKGIHTGKMVLRLVEAIDVYLAGTVMLIFGMGLYGLFISNVPPDEPPSVDRALKGSSLFGMFALKERPQWMKISSLDELKTKVGHVIVMILLVKMFERSKMVAISTGMDLLSYSVCIFLSSASLYILHNLHKGE